A stretch of the bacterium genome encodes the following:
- a CDS encoding Tat pathway signal protein codes for MSPDETAFIDDLQHRTFRFFNELDHPVSGLTPDRAPSESFASIAATGFGLTSYPIGVERGWIAREKAARRVLTTLAFFRDARQDTTAAGAAGYRGFYYHFVDMETGHRFRDVELSTVDTALLLAGALFCQSYFDGPSALEDSLRATAERLYDAADWTWASPRPPLIGHGWSPEEGHLPYDWGGYNEAAILYIIALGSDKHPVDPAAWDAFRKGYKWGTYYGQDHLGFSPLFGHQYSHVWIDFRGLSDAFVKEHGIDYHENSRRATLAQHAYALENPGGWRGYGPRLWGLTACDGPVGGSFTIDGRERHFETYWARGASFTYVNDDGTICPSAAGGSIAFAPELVVPTLLAMRQDHGARLYGEYGFFDALNPTFRRTDVVVQHGWVDPEHGWYDDDYLGIDQGPIVTMIENWRTGLVWDVMKKNPHIVRGLRRAGFSGGWLDAAPVTP; via the coding sequence CCGGTCTCCGGGCTGACCCCGGACCGGGCCCCCAGCGAATCGTTCGCCAGCATCGCCGCAACCGGCTTTGGCTTAACGAGTTACCCCATCGGCGTGGAGCGCGGCTGGATCGCCCGCGAGAAGGCCGCCCGCAGGGTCCTGACCACCCTGGCCTTCTTCCGCGACGCCCGCCAGGACACAACTGCTGCCGGCGCAGCCGGTTACCGCGGCTTCTACTACCATTTCGTCGACATGGAGACCGGCCACCGCTTCCGCGACGTGGAGCTGTCCACCGTCGACACCGCCCTGCTGCTGGCCGGCGCCCTGTTCTGCCAGTCGTACTTCGACGGCCCCTCGGCCCTGGAGGACAGCCTCCGCGCCACGGCCGAACGGCTGTACGACGCCGCCGACTGGACCTGGGCCAGCCCGCGCCCGCCCCTGATCGGCCACGGCTGGTCGCCCGAAGAAGGCCACCTGCCCTACGACTGGGGCGGCTACAACGAGGCGGCCATCCTCTATATCATCGCCCTGGGCTCGGACAAGCACCCGGTCGACCCGGCCGCCTGGGACGCCTTCCGCAAGGGCTACAAGTGGGGCACCTACTACGGTCAGGACCACCTCGGCTTCTCGCCGCTGTTCGGCCACCAGTACTCGCACGTGTGGATCGACTTCCGCGGGCTGTCCGACGCCTTCGTGAAGGAACACGGCATCGACTACCACGAGAACTCGCGCCGCGCCACGCTGGCCCAGCACGCCTACGCCCTGGAAAATCCGGGGGGATGGCGCGGCTACGGCCCGCGCCTGTGGGGCCTGACCGCCTGCGACGGCCCCGTCGGCGGCTCGTTCACCATCGACGGCCGCGAGCGCCACTTCGAGACCTACTGGGCGCGCGGCGCCTCGTTCACCTATGTGAACGACGACGGCACCATCTGCCCCTCGGCCGCCGGCGGCTCCATCGCCTTTGCGCCCGAACTGGTGGTGCCCACCCTGCTGGCAATGCGCCAGGACCACGGCGCGCGCCTCTACGGCGAATACGGCTTCTTCGACGCGCTGAACCCCACCTTCCGCCGCACCGACGTGGTCGTGCAGCACGGCTGGGTCGACCCCGAGCACGGCTGGTACGACGACGACTACCTGGGCATCGACCAGGGCCCCATCGTGACGATGATCGAGAACTGGCGCACCGGCCTGGTGTGGGACGTGATGAAGAAGAACCCGCACATCGTGCGCGGGTTGCGGCGCGCGGGATTCAGCGGCGGCTGGCTCGATGCAGCGCCGGTCACGCCGTGA